AGATGGATGGAAAAGATTGATAAGCTTTTGGGTTCCGTTCACTTATTCAACATCTACGTCGATCGTCGATTGTCAATTGTCAGAGCATTGGCAttcaatataaagaaaaaattacgcCTCATTTCCTCTTAAAACTGCTGCATTGTAATAATCAAAAGAGAGTCGTATTTGGTATCATACTGTTCGTaagcaaataattattttaaaaaaatattttagttacaaaaaaaaattatataataataaatttataaattgatataggttaaattataaaattatttttattataaaataaatttaattaattctttaaaattacatcaatttatagatttactttatataatctgtttttatatataataatttttattattttattttaaatatggcTTCCTCTAGGCTCCAACTGCTCCAATTTCATTCTCCTCTGGATCTGCTTTcggttctaaaaatattattgattattaattaatatataattagtataattacaaaatattaaaaaatatattattaaaaaaataatattttattattattttaactaatagaTAGACGATTGGTTATATCTcaaatgataaaaacaaaaagtaaataatgtgCTTTTAgacaaattttacttttaccttTTCTAGATATTTTCAATGCTCTCAGGGAAGAAACAAGAATAAGAAGATTTTCAACTAGCAATACATTGAGATTCATCAGGCAAATTGGCTGATTAGATCACCCAAAGTCTATCAAATAAACAAccaaattcaaaactttaataTTTATTCAAGTCAAAAGACCaacatgaaatttgaaaattatgaacTCAAAGCTCATTACCAAAGGCTCAAAGCTCATGACCAAAGGTTATACTGGGCTAGGCTATTCTTGGAGTAATAAAGTTttgtttattataaataaataaataaataaactcatgATCACAGGcctgagaataaaaaaaatgattgactgtatcatttttatttaatataatatagttaattatattaataaaatatataaaaaaaatacgtaaaagtgattatatataaaatttttattactgtaattaaataaaaagattattattattttttttttatcatatggaAAATATAATGACGGCATAATTTTGTAGAATTTGAGGGTTGTAAATTACGATAGGAGTGTTACAGTCGGATTCAGAATACAATGTTTTGATTGCAAGGATATAACGACTTTTCCAAAGCAAACATTAAAAGCAGTCAAAGGGCAACGTTTGAAAGTCAAAAACAAATCAAACTTAATTTTGATGGGGTAAATACAATAAATACGGAAAAATGTAACGAACAAAGaatcaaatttcaaataaaaacaaaagaataagaaCAAAGTCTCTGTCTTTCTGATGTATGTTTGATGAAGGTTAGGTTTTGATAACAGGCTGCTGCTACACCCAACCCTACACACACCTTCTCGGACACTCCTTCAAAGACCTTTCTTTGGGTTGGGGTCTCTTTTGTTAGTTCAAACGTCCAATAATTACCCTTTAGTGCTTGTGGTACACGGGACCCACCACTTTCTGGGTTTCTCTCTCTGTGTTCATCTTTCACCTTCCCTGCTGCTTTCATATATCCCAAAATCCTAACAAGGATTGGAGGCCTTAGTGAGAGAAAAGGAGTGGAACAAAGAGTGGTCGAAATGTTTGATAGCTATCATCAACTTGCTGCTAAACCCTCTTATCAAGATTCCCTTAAGGTTCTGGAGGCTGATATTCAGCATGCCAATATGCTgtaagttctctctctctctctctctaccggTGGTTTCTTAGTTCGATTTGCAATTGGGGCTTGTTCTGGGTGCTAATAAGATATTGTGGTTTGATGTTGGTTCAATCTTCCATTagatgtttctttttatttttctttttcctaatcTTCCGTTAGatgttacttatatatatatatatattaaaaaaacacccTACATCATCGAGGCTGACACTTTGAGAAGATCGGATAATCCGGAAATCATTAATAGGTTAcattttaatagatttttttggCCCCTTCTTTCCTTTCGTTTTGgactttctttttccccttttcttaGTGATACGGAATTTCTGCACACATTTAATGcatttttggatcaaaattGAGTCAATTTGAGTATACGTCGAATGTGTGTCTCATGCCTGTTCATTATGCCTATTAGCCATTCTTTTTGTGTTGTGTGAATTTTCGGATTTCAACCTTTATGAAAATAACTGGCATGCCTACAAGAAAAAGTTTAATTCTTCTGTTTACTATTGGGAAGAAGGTTTGGCTCCGCTTTGAtttattgtaaattattttctttctggTCACAAGTGGTTGGTCTCCGTAGACAGTGGTTTAGGTCTGCAAAAACCTGTGATGGCAATTGCTGCATGTAGTCCCAAACCCATTTCACATTCAAAAGTTGTATCATGAAGAAGGTGGAAATCATGAACtcatttcttcttttcattgTGCAGATTTATTGTTCTTTGTTATGATACTATTCTGAATTTGCAATTGATCCCAATAATACATTATTGAATTAGTAGACCAAGATATGGTTGGTCAATTAGCATGGtcttttgatttatttgaatttcattaTTAATGCAGGGCAGCTTCTATTCCAAGAGGCAAAGGTGGTGCCTGCCTTCAAATGAAATTGGTCTACAATCATTTGGCACCCATTTTACTGTTTTTGCTTCAGTGGATGGATTGCTCATGTACTTGTCTACTTTCAAGTTATTTAAACCTTTTTCACATAATTGTATATAAGGTTAATTTCCACTTCCCTGTTTATGCATTACTACTGCCAATTAGATGGTTCTATGTACATACACACACGcttgtgtataaatatatatatatatatatatgatgtaaattttgttttctttccttaaattttgtgtatatttttaaaccatttttttAGGTGCGCTCTGATGGGAAGCCAAATATCTCTTCATGTGGAAGGAGAGCTACCGTTACAGAATTCTACGGTATGTAAATTATATTcaattccttttcctttttctaccATGATTTGTAATAAGGGGGTATATGCAAAGCATACATGGTAAGAAACTGCTGCTTTTGTCTGcaaaaatttgaattagttCTTTTTTACTGTCACATTTACCAGCATCCTTAAGGATTTCTTTGAATTTATACAAGGGTTGCAACCCCTGTCCGTTTTAATATATTGTATCActtaaaaaatttcaagaatttataATTGAACCTTTGTATTAGTTTGATGTTATGATATGAGTTCTTTTGTTCTTACAATTGATGTTTCTTCCAAATTGTTCGTTTCAAATAGACCTATGTGCTTTTAGAAATTACGTGTGAATTTTTtagaatgattttaatattattatgcaGTTTTTTTTACCACTTATAAAGGGAATTGCATAATCTTCCTGAGCAGACTTCTTTCTTCACTTTATCTCTTGTTAATGATGCATCCGTGACCTGTAACTGCAGCTGTTATATTACCATCTCTTCAGCGTCTCAATGGCGACTTGTCAGAGTTGGATGTTACTCGAGAGGAAGTTAGCTCCATTCAGATGGTAGTCAGGAAGAAattggaaaagaagagaaagattCCAGATGTCGACTTGGAGAGAGAAGATGAGTGTGGGATCTGCTTGGAGTCCTGCACGAAAATGGTTGTGCCAAACTGCTGCCATGCCATGTGCATCAACTGTTACCGTGACTGGTATTTATGATCTTATAACTTTCATCCTCATTTCCAATTAGCTCCACGTTGATTTGTGATGACAAAAAGAAGCCCTAATTATTAACAGTTGGTacctttgcttttcttttctatatgtTATAGGAACACAAGGTCTGAATCTTGCCCATTTTGCCGTGGAAGTATAAAGAGAGTGAATTCAGCGGACTTGTGGGTTCTGACATGCAGTAGCGATGTGGTTGACACTCAAACTGTGTTAAAGGAGGATATGTTGCGCTTCAATCTTTACATAAAGAACCTACCTAGGGATATCCCAGATGCTCTGTTCTTAATGTACTATGAGTACTTATTTTAATCTGAAAGGCAGGAAGAATGATGcacagaaagagaaaaaaaaactgttgACCACCACCTGTAAAGTGCCCGGTGAGATTTTCACATCGAAAAGTTTATTCAACTTGATATTTGAGTAGAACAGTGTACATCCTTTGTATAAAGATCCAATAATTTTCGAAATCGCACTTCTTCCAGCAAGAGGATTAAGCGTTTGATGCTGTCTCTTGTGATTTCTGGCATTATATACTTATTTGCATGGCAAAAATGTTCTGACCTAATCTCACTTCTTGTTTAATGTTTGATGGTCAAATGATCTTTGCAAGTAGAGCCCCACTTCATCACACAAGCAGGAACCAGCTTGTTAAAGTGCGAGGCATGTAGTTTAAAATTGTAAACTGAATCGAGTAGAAATACAGGTAAGCAGCAtaatctgtttttatttttcctttgtttctcTTCCTTGTGGGGGAAGCCCGTGTGTGCTTCATCTTGCTTAAGGGCAGAAAATGGTACGGGAAGCATTTTCTCCGTTTGGAGGGAGAGTAGACCGCAACTACCTTAGGGGCATAAAAATGGTGCAGAATATGCTGCAAACGGgataaaaagaaagagtaatGGTAGTGCTTTAAGATATAGAAAGACGATCCTTCCCGTAAAGATTAACCACGAGAGACATCGATGGAGATCGGTTTGTTAGATTTAGATATGTTTCAATCGTGCAGATAACCATTCATAATGGCCCCATGTACTGCAAAGGCAAGATCTATGGTCCCGCTGCCTCTCGCGCTGCATTCTGATAGAATAGCAGTCTTGTTCGTGTGGTATATATTTTGAAGACGAGAACATATACTTTCTATATtattcctagaaaatggatttGTTGTGGTAATCAAGGcaaaagaattattattttgaaaaatccatctcaattcatttcatctcatctaattattataatatttttaaatttttacacaaaataaaataaataatttaattttttcaaaattcaaaacaaaaataatattaaaatatatattataataatattttattcaatttttaattttaatctcaactcatttcacttcatctttaaaaacaaacgaggcttAAAGGTACtagaaggaaaaatatatatattcatatttaaaagagAAGGTTGAAAGAAAGTAGTTGAGAAGTTTTACATCACAGCCTACAAACTTCTCGCAATTCTTGTGGAAACAATATTACCATCCAAGCTGGATGATAGCACTTTGAGGTCAAGTGTCGTCCACCACCCATTTCATTTGGGTGTTATGTGACCCAAGAAAAAACATTTTGCAGAGGTCTACCTAGTTTATAGAACATTGAGGTACCAAGTACAAATTAAGGTTAATAGCTTGATCAGTGGTGGAGTGGTGGTCCCCTTGATGGTAATGGCACAAATGATCTGTCAACCCCATGTTACTTGTCATTATGAATGTAGAGCACCAAACCAATGAAAGTTCAAATTTATAGGTGCTCGCCATAATGGTAAGGGACTGAGAGGGCGATTCCCCAACTACCGATTCTTGGTGTGGTCCTTGTTCCAAGGCCATGTCTACTGTATGTTGTTCTTGTCTTATGCCCAGATAAGTTATTTCCTTGGAGAATTACAGGAGAGGATATCCATTATCCATGCCATCTTATGTTCTTAACAAAATCTTCCCAAATCAACTATTCCTACGGCCACTTACATGTCAATCTtggatattgattttatttcccTATCAATCAACTTAATAAGAAGAATCCATACACATGCATTTAGAACTTGCAGGCTTTCTGATGGCCGATTTAACAAAGCTGCTAGCAGACCATCATGTTACCAATACTTAAATGATCTAACATTCTAAATTTAGGAAGTAATTAATGTGAGCAAAACTTCTGGCATAATATTTATGATGGAATTCAGTCATACATATTTCCAACTACAACCCCAACTTTTGACATCACACAAGAAGCAATAATGTTATTCAACCGGAAAAATGGTAAAAATGGTTCAACCTGCTCTGTGTTTCCTATCCAACAGGTAACTGAAGGGAGGGTGACTAAATGTTCCATTAAGGAACATGTTTGAAACCACCTTGTACATAGCTTCAGTGAGATGAACGCCATCCCAGTTAATGTATTGTGCAGGGTTTTTGCAGGCAGTGGCAGAAGGCGTGCCGCATGTGCTGAAGACGTCAAAGTTGTAGGGTTCCCCAGCTCCACAACAGGCTTTGAACTTCTCCTGGAACCCGTATTTGCTTGGATTCTTCATGACAGTCCGGTAGGCATTCCCGTAATCGGCGTAGGTGATGACAGCATGAGGAAACTGCCTCCTGAGTTGCTGCAACTTTGCCTGGAGGACTAGGTTGTGGGTGTAACTCTGGTTGTTTACGCTCTTCACACATCCTAGATCGTCCCTGTCATCTTCAGTAGCCAGATACATGGCCAGCGGCAGGCACCCCGTTAATGGAAAACCTTGTACCACAACATATTTTGCACCCTTCTTCAGCAATGACTGCAAACCAATAACCTCATGAATTCATGATTGGGTCATTAATTAATCCAAATCATTCATTTTTATTCAGTGATCAAATGTCTATGAAAACGTTAACTAAAGAAGGAAAATGCCACTGTGTAGATGTCTAAGCTACTTCTCTCTTTATCATCTATTTCTTCCTGTTACAATAATAGATTTAAATCGATTTTTGGTAGCCGTTACGTATCATGAAGTGTATACGCGACTTCATATAGCAATGTTAATTAAGCACAGCCTTAAGGCATGCCTTGGCAAAGGACACGCAAAAACTCAAAAGTCTGGCGTTACGAGACGTTTATTGgggcaaattttattttttaacggCGACTTATCCGCCTCAAAAGGTGCAAATAACTCTCTCTGACTCACTGTCACTGGAGGCTTCTTTCTGAAAATGCCACGATGGTGTAAAATAAAaggattaagaaaaataaaccatatcacttttattgtaaaatagatttaaccatgtcacataaaatcatatcacttttacTTTCATGTAATCTATAACACTTCTCTGCTTTCTGTATAAATAGTCTGAAGCTGTTGATCTTATCTCGTTCATCGGACGTGCTAATAAAATCTAGAAACTGTAGGAATCTATCTAAATAATTACCATGCACAATTAATAGACCTTAAGGCTTTCTAAGTACCatttggaaaaagaaagaaaagcaggCCATTGATTATTCATATACTAGAAGTTGGAAATCCCATGTGTTTACCTGCAAAAAGTGGGTGAAGCTAGCGATTGAAAGTTTTAGGATGGTGTCATCTGGTATGGAAGATCCAACGCAGTATGCATAGTCATTGACTCCGATTTCACCAACCCAGACCAGCGCATCCTCAAATGCTGCTTTGCAATCTGATGTTCCGTTTTTACAGTAACCCCGAGTCTCCAAGAACCTCTCAAACCAAAGGAGCTGGGTTTCGATAGATTCAGGAGTTATGTCGAGGGTGAGGTTGTTCTTCACAAAGAATGAATGCTTTATTGTTGTGGCACCAGCAACAGCAAAATTCACACCGAACGTCGTAGCATTCCCCTGTTTAAGGTTTCGGTAAGGTGGCAAGTAAGGCAAGGACAGAGTTTCCGCCACAAAGTCGATCACCAGCCGGCCATCGGAGTACCGGTTAGTAGGGTGGTGAAAGAAGGTGCTTCCATATGGAGGGTTCGACACGTGGCCAAAACCACTCGGGCCGGTGACGGATTTCGTGTTTCCGGTGTCGGTGAACGAGTCGCCGAAGGCGTAGATCTTCTTGAAGGGACCCGGCGGTTTTGTTACAGTTGCAGCAGAAGATGGAGAAGCGAGGATGAAAATGGTGGTGAAGATGAATAGGTGGTAATAGGAGGAAGGCACGAAGTGATCAGAAGGCATTTTATTTCTTAAGGCTTGATCGAGCGAGcttatatttttgtttggcCCTTATATTTGTAGCAAACAGTGGCGTGTATGGTGTATTTGGGGACCTCTTGTATGGTGTATCTATTTATTAGGAGTACTTTACGTACATAAAgtgtaatataattatttaaaaaaaaagatttatttttaaaaaattattattattttcacgtgaatataatatttatttattttttaaaataattatataatatttacgtacttactattataaatattatttttcatttattagactattttcaatttaatctATCAATAATTCCATTGTATATGCATagaatatataacattaaaaagatgatgtacataaaattttaagcAAAACGATTAATGGAACAAAAAATGTGTTGAGACGATCTTGAATTCTTTGATTGCCATTTTATAAACGAGTAAGGCTAGTTTTTATTCTAAAATCATACGTGTTGATAACTTGATATGACACGTTTGTTACAGTACACATCCCGTTAGTCGGTGagattaaaaatgataaaatttatgaCGAATAGTAGtattattctttattaaaaaaaaaaaaaaagagtttttgatTGAAAGCTAAATTTGTCTTAGTTTGGTAGTGCAAAACAGAAGTCCTTAATTCAAAGATTTGGTAATTTTTCTAAGAATAATGGGCTTCCAAATTCTTTCTTTATGAGTAATGTAATATACAGTTGTAGAGTGTACAAACGTCGTATagtcactttaaaaaagagtgaagtttactattaaaaaattaattaattttttttatgtgagtcttatatttattcattttttcataaaaattgttTGACGTTTACATACtttacgactgtaaatattatttctttttattttataatatcaataggttcataatttcaattttacaagaTTTTACTATGAACCTAATGTCTCAAGTCAAGTTAGACCAAATATTTGCCATTGGTTATCAAAGAATGCATGTAAACGAGATTTTAATGTCAGTCTACATCAGAGTAGATTGAGTTgtgattttattaattaaaggaTATACAATTATGAGTCCACCACCCATCCTCTACAAAATCGGCTTTCAGTTTCAGAATCAATGCGCCTATTTATTAAGCGTTAGGACTCATGTGGTGAGAGTAAATACTAATAGCCAATAGCTAGGCAAACTACTCACACCTTTCCGGCGCTGCCGATCTTCACTCCAATTATATTATTAGGGAGGTGAGAGTTAGTTCAGAGGAAAGAAAAACATGAACGAATGAATACATAAAGCAGATTTCAGTTGAGGGCCTTAAATGAGCAATGTCCCACACCAACTATACATATAGGAAATGAAAGAGATGGAAAATTGACCGAAACCTGTCTCCAACCTCACCAACAGTTTGATAAATACATGATCATGCAAGATGTAAGGGTTATTTGATACTGTTTTCACTAGATTTTTGGAGAATATAACCAACCTCACATTAATATTCAATTtgattgaataatttttttttttttttaaaaagtctcAATTCTTTTTTTGATGGGATTTCTTCAATTTGAATCCTAAAATGTTGCAATTGCCAGTATGGTTTTTCAGATGGCTACCCTAAATGTATTCTAGTTCTAGTTCAACTCCCAAACCCACAATAGTCTAGTGCATGTCCAAATGACCACACCATGAAACTCATCTAAGAGATCTCAAATTAACCCTGATAGTTCAAATTATCACTAGATGtcatataaaatgaatttgcTTTCTTCAATAGAGTGAAAATACCACGTCATTTATAGTCCGGGAATCTAATAATTAGCCCCTACACTAGTGTCAATTTTAAGAATAGTCGTGGGCACACTGAATGCTGCTCCCACCGCCAGGGTGTAGGCGGCTCATTGTTTGACAGAGTGCGCACATCTAATCTATTTGTGGTACAAGTTAGGGCATATATGCAATGAGAAGATAAATACAGTGAGGGACTTTGATTGCAAAAGAACACCAAAGCCAAAAATAGACAATGAGAATTtgatacaaaaatatatatacatatatgagaGAGTCGGAAAATGGCGTTTTGGTAGTAGACTAGAAGTGCTATGACGGCATTTTTTTCCATTTCAGTAACAAACCAACCAAGCCCTTAGCGCGGCCCCCACCcccccttctttttcttcccaaaaCAACCCACTACGGGGTTTATTACATAAAGTTACAAAGCCTTGGAACAGTGATTCCTAGAATTTTTGGGCCTCCAGAGCAAAAATATTTACACAGGCTGCTGAAGAGTGGTATCACTTCTGCTTCCACTTGAAAGTCCCCAGCCACCCCAGCGTCATCTAGTTACAGATCACCATTCCCAGCCTGAGACTGGGTGTACTGGATGGTCAAATTTACAAGCTTGCCCAAACTTGCAAATGCCATAGCGACTATATTGTTCACAAATATTATGATCCTGTATTTCAGAGAACAAGAGCATGAAAGTAACTAATCAAGGCAAAGAAAGTATATGGTAACCTTTCCAAGAGCAAAACAAATGTTAaaaatgatatgagatattTCCCATAgttaataataatcataaatttttttattagtttatctGCAAGCTTTTTAACAATGGAACTACTtcccaagtttttatttttcagtaaaAAAGCGCAGCCCAGAAGAAAAAACTTACAGGTCTCAAAGGAAGACCCGTGTCACTGAGAGCACATGGGGGTGACTTCACGATCCTGTCCTTAGGGTGGTGATATCTGCAATTCAATTTAAACTTACAATCCCCGGTTTTTATGAAACGGCTGCACTCAGGTTGGCCAGGTCGTTCTGGATATTCATCAACTTGAACCTGGTCCTCATAGTACGTATAGACGTTGGCTTCAGCCAGTGTTGGGTCCTCATAGTACGTATAGACATTGGCTTCAGCCAGTGTTGGATGCATACTCATTTCAGGAATATATACAGGAGCCTTAACAATCCACAAACAGGTAAAATTTAATAGGATTCCCCTACTAGGTATTGTCTACACGTCATCTATTCAGGTattagcaaaagaaaagaaatcgcAAAAGAGCATAAGCAACACCAAGCCGGAACAGCCATAGATTTACCAGACTTTCTTGAAACCGAAGCAAATACATAATTGATCCTTATTTGTTACCTAGCTTTTAAATTCTACAGTAATAAGGCATTTGGAAGTTGGAACCCTTGTAATATAGCATCTTTCATCTGTTCCAGTTACCCTGGAATCTGTCTTCTGTCAAcccaaaaatcaaaattaatgaTTATGTCGAGGGAAAATATATCCTTTTTGACAacacaataaagaaaaaagagaaatgtttgGTCTACACATAAATCTTACACAGTAAAATTTACACACTGATGTGGTTTATGTGATCCATCATATTGTAAagctctttttttaaattttcttgtgTAAGATTTGTGTGGAGACCTAACActtctcaagaaaaaaataccCTCCTGTCTGAGGGCACTTACGGAATTTTAAAATTGTGATATGTGAGATAAGCGACGGGCACAATTGACCTAAAAATGAGTCACTTAAGGAATTTGCCTAATCAACCTTCAACCATTTCCCCCATAACACACTTTTTTCATCCAGATGTAAacactgcttttttttttttaaaaggtgaGCCGTAAACACTGCTTTTACTTGTAAAGATGCGCTATTTCttattcaa
This Carya illinoinensis cultivar Pawnee chromosome 11, C.illinoinensisPawnee_v1, whole genome shotgun sequence DNA region includes the following protein-coding sequences:
- the LOC122282744 gene encoding E3 ubiquitin-protein ligase AIRP2-like — translated: MFDSYHQLAAKPSYQDSLKVLEADIQHANMLAASIPRGKGGACLQMKLVYNHLAPILLFLLQWMDCSCTCLLSSYLNLFHIIVYKVRSDGKPNISSCGRRATVTEFYAVILPSLQRLNGDLSELDVTREEVSSIQMVVRKKLEKKRKIPDVDLEREDECGICLESCTKMVVPNCCHAMCINCYRDWNTRSESCPFCRGSIKRVNSADLWVLTCSSDVVDTQTVLKEDMLRFNLYIKNLPRDIPDALFLMYYEYLF
- the LOC122282742 gene encoding GDSL esterase/lipase At3g48460 — protein: MPSDHFVPSSYYHLFIFTTIFILASPSSAATVTKPPGPFKKIYAFGDSFTDTGNTKSVTGPSGFGHVSNPPYGSTFFHHPTNRYSDGRLVIDFVAETLSLPYLPPYRNLKQGNATTFGVNFAVAGATTIKHSFFVKNNLTLDITPESIETQLLWFERFLETRGYCKNGTSDCKAAFEDALVWVGEIGVNDYAYCVGSSIPDDTILKLSIASFTHFLQSLLKKGAKYVVVQGFPLTGCLPLAMYLATEDDRDDLGCVKSVNNQSYTHNLVLQAKLQQLRRQFPHAVITYADYGNAYRTVMKNPSKYGFQEKFKACCGAGEPYNFDVFSTCGTPSATACKNPAQYINWDGVHLTEAMYKVVSNMFLNGTFSHPPFSYLLDRKHRAG